The following are encoded together in the Pleurocapsa sp. FMAR1 genome:
- a CDS encoding SAM-dependent methyltransferase yields MIPFQRTIALLAIALSSIATGCASTIGASTKADSIATESQTSASTTAQSPALKEPDVIYVPTPSEVVERMLALANIDQNDVLYDLGSGDGRIPITAIQNYGISRAVGIDIDPQRIQEANTNAKEAGVSDRVRFLNQDLFQSNFSDATVVTLYLLPTLNVQLRPQLLSQLKPGTRIVSHDFDMGEWQPERTEQIEVDGQTHTVYLWTVPEKPPANLVDPNSI; encoded by the coding sequence ATGATTCCATTTCAACGTACTATTGCTTTATTGGCGATCGCCCTTAGCTCGATTGCCACTGGATGCGCTTCAACTATTGGTGCATCAACCAAAGCAGATTCCATAGCTACCGAATCTCAAACATCTGCTTCCACTACGGCACAGTCTCCAGCATTAAAAGAACCAGATGTAATTTATGTTCCAACTCCATCAGAAGTGGTAGAGCGAATGTTAGCCTTAGCTAATATCGACCAAAACGATGTCCTTTACGATCTCGGCAGTGGAGATGGACGCATTCCCATCACAGCAATTCAAAATTACGGTATCAGTCGTGCTGTGGGTATAGATATAGATCCGCAGCGCATTCAAGAAGCTAATACCAATGCCAAAGAAGCTGGAGTTAGCGATCGCGTTCGTTTCCTCAACCAAGATTTGTTTCAAAGTAATTTTAGCGATGCTACTGTCGTGACGCTATACCTTTTGCCCACCTTGAATGTTCAACTTAGACCACAGTTACTCAGCCAATTAAAACCTGGAACGCGCATCGTTTCTCATGATTTTGATATGGGTGAATGGCAACCTGAACGAACAGAACAGATAGAAGTCGATGGTCAAACGCATACAGTTTACTTGTGGACTGTACCTGAAAAACCCCCCGCTAATTTAGTTGACCCGAATTCGATTTAA
- a CDS encoding sensor histidine kinase encodes MFDLSRRRLAYWFTLSMGSILILFAFTVYQRQVTEQMREFDKEVYAQAKEIASLTSYEQQGKSWQINTENVSLPSRVVATESKIICTRWYDAQKHLSEFIGKCPGSQTLVSRQWQTIEYDCNHQDMTYQTKLRILSLPLKKNKSLIGYLQVAVSLEAVNNSLARSRLLLSLGIPITLGFTGIVGWLLAGLAMQPARQSYEQLQRFTADASHELRAPVAAILSNAQVGLLTPAEDTIQPRQRLANVVTQSKYMSDLITNLLFLARHQGKLKPQDVGKFDVAKLLNSLAIEYQTFAIDKGIVFNSDIPTKPVEIYGDLDLLQQAVRNLLDNAIKYTHSGGMVALSLLVKHRQIFLITVKDTGIGIPASDLPYIFDRFYRVDKARTRQTGGFGLGLAIAQQIIQAHDGKITVESELGQGTAFQICLPNN; translated from the coding sequence ATGTTCGATCTCTCTCGTCGTCGTCTGGCTTATTGGTTTACTCTCTCAATGGGAAGTATTCTAATTTTGTTTGCCTTCACGGTTTATCAACGTCAGGTAACAGAACAAATGCGAGAATTTGACAAAGAAGTATACGCTCAAGCCAAGGAAATTGCCTCTCTCACCAGCTATGAACAACAAGGAAAAAGCTGGCAGATAAACACCGAAAACGTATCTTTACCAAGTCGTGTAGTTGCTACTGAATCAAAAATAATCTGTACTCGCTGGTATGACGCTCAAAAACACCTGAGCGAGTTTATTGGTAAATGTCCTGGTAGTCAAACTTTAGTGTCACGTCAATGGCAGACTATAGAATACGATTGCAACCATCAGGATATGACTTATCAAACAAAGCTGCGTATTTTATCTCTGCCTTTAAAGAAAAACAAATCTTTAATTGGCTATTTACAGGTTGCGGTGTCCTTAGAAGCTGTTAATAATTCTTTAGCGCGATCGCGTTTACTCTTATCTCTGGGTATCCCAATTACTCTCGGCTTTACAGGTATAGTAGGCTGGTTGCTAGCTGGCTTGGCGATGCAGCCCGCAAGACAATCCTACGAACAATTACAGCGTTTTACTGCCGATGCTTCCCATGAGCTACGCGCCCCCGTAGCAGCAATTCTTAGTAACGCTCAAGTCGGTTTACTTACACCCGCAGAAGATACGATTCAACCCCGTCAGCGTCTAGCAAATGTAGTCACTCAGAGTAAATACATGAGCGATTTAATTACTAATTTACTATTTCTAGCTCGTCATCAAGGCAAGTTGAAGCCCCAAGACGTTGGTAAGTTCGATGTTGCAAAATTATTAAATTCTCTGGCTATTGAATACCAGACTTTTGCCATAGACAAAGGGATCGTGTTTAATTCGGATATACCAACAAAACCTGTAGAGATATACGGCGATCTCGATTTACTACAGCAAGCTGTTCGTAACTTATTAGATAACGCTATTAAATATACTCATAGTGGGGGCATGGTTGCATTGTCGCTGCTTGTTAAACACCGCCAGATTTTTTTGATTACGGTCAAAGACACAGGTATTGGCATTCCCGCCTCCGATTTGCCTTATATCTTCGATCGCTTTTACCGCGTAGATAAAGCCCGTACCAGACAAACAGGTGGGTTTGGTTTGGGACTAGCGATCGCACAACAAATTATTCAGGCTCATGATGGCAAGATTACTGTTGAAAGTGAGCTAGGACAGGGAACAGCATTTCAAATTTGCCTCCCAAATAATTGA
- a CDS encoding efflux RND transporter periplasmic adaptor subunit, with product MKSANIPPNQPSELEYKPEEQQAEKFPKSSKKKITLPRWLWAILLLGGVAALWQVSTLSPAPTVESSTQEPPPKSVKTIALKTGTGNREIELLGQVEAGERATLSPQIDGRVQQVLVREGDRVRTGMTVAILDDADSRLALAEAQARLAQERGNLARLQVGTRPEIMAQRQAELNAAKARELEAQDNLSRVSGLTEEGALSQRALVEAKAEADTATSEKFRVQAFLSEAQAGPTQEEIDAQQGLVAAAQAAVEQAELGMQRTQIKAVFSGIVQSRDVDPGDYVEISDPVLSLVGDRSLDIFLEVPESLSGQVAPGMKVTLNARALPNWQQETEITAVVPTANTASRRQLVRVSLDNPSQELLPGMAIQANLAVPVENTDTFIVPRDALTRRRNEWLLFAVNDNRAEQHQVEMVGDLGKEVVIANPELEAGQAIVVTGGDGLTNSAAVQVVE from the coding sequence ATGAAATCAGCTAACATTCCACCTAATCAGCCTTCAGAATTAGAATACAAGCCAGAAGAACAGCAGGCAGAAAAATTCCCAAAATCCAGCAAAAAAAAGATTACACTACCTAGATGGTTATGGGCAATTCTGCTTTTAGGAGGAGTTGCAGCTTTGTGGCAAGTATCTACGCTTTCCCCCGCACCAACAGTAGAATCTAGTACCCAAGAACCACCACCTAAATCCGTTAAAACCATAGCCCTAAAAACAGGTACAGGTAACAGGGAGATTGAATTATTAGGACAAGTAGAAGCAGGAGAAAGGGCAACTTTAAGTCCCCAAATAGATGGCAGAGTACAACAAGTTTTGGTGAGAGAGGGCGATCGCGTAAGGACTGGAATGACGGTAGCAATTCTTGATGATGCCGATTCTAGATTGGCTCTAGCCGAAGCACAGGCAAGACTGGCTCAGGAAAGAGGCAATTTGGCTAGGTTGCAGGTAGGTACTCGCCCCGAAATTATGGCTCAAAGACAGGCAGAGTTAAATGCAGCTAAAGCCAGAGAATTAGAAGCACAAGATAATTTATCAAGAGTGTCAGGTTTAACTGAAGAAGGGGCGTTATCCCAAAGAGCTTTGGTAGAAGCCAAAGCGGAAGCTGACACTGCAACCAGCGAGAAATTCCGCGTTCAAGCCTTTTTATCCGAAGCACAAGCAGGCCCGACTCAAGAAGAAATCGACGCACAGCAAGGTTTAGTAGCTGCTGCTCAAGCTGCCGTAGAGCAAGCAGAACTGGGGATGCAGCGCACCCAAATCAAGGCAGTTTTTTCAGGAATAGTGCAATCGCGGGATGTCGATCCTGGAGATTATGTGGAGATAAGTGACCCTGTATTGAGTTTAGTAGGCGATCGCTCCTTGGATATCTTTTTAGAAGTGCCAGAAAGTTTAAGCGGACAAGTTGCACCAGGAATGAAAGTAACCCTAAATGCTAGAGCATTACCTAATTGGCAACAAGAGACTGAAATTACCGCAGTAGTACCCACCGCTAATACGGCTTCTCGCCGACAATTAGTTAGGGTTAGCTTGGATAATCCATCTCAAGAATTGTTACCAGGGATGGCAATTCAAGCAAATCTAGCCGTACCAGTAGAAAATACTGATACCTTTATTGTGCCTCGCGATGCTTTAACCAGACGCAGAAATGAATGGTTATTGTTTGCTGTTAATGATAATCGAGCAGAACAGCATCAAGTAGAGATGGTTGGAGATTTGGGAAAGGAAGTAGTTATTGCCAATCCAGAATTAGAAGCAGGACAGGCAATCGTCGTCACAGGTGGGGATGGACTTACAAATAGTGCTGCGGTGCAGGTGGTTGAGTAA
- a CDS encoding aspartate/glutamate racemase family protein, which produces MTNHQVIPLKTIGILGGMSNIATVNYYKGINQRVNELMGGYNIAEIVMHSVNFANIEAFVRSNQWDDSADYLVDKALKLERAGADFILCVSNTMHRVAPQIEAAIKVPFLHIAEPTIEAIKSAKIDTIGLLGTLPIMEANYMRDYYIQRGIDVVVPKKEDMNLVDRIIFDELVKNIIKDTSKQQYVRIARQLEALGAQGIVLGCTEIETLLKPGDVSELPLFDTTALHVDKAAKLAVC; this is translated from the coding sequence ATGACCAATCATCAAGTCATTCCTCTGAAAACTATCGGCATTTTAGGTGGTATGAGTAATATAGCTACCGTCAATTATTATAAAGGAATTAATCAACGTGTGAATGAGTTAATGGGTGGCTACAATATTGCTGAAATTGTTATGCACAGTGTTAATTTTGCTAATATTGAAGCCTTTGTACGAAGTAACCAATGGGATGATTCAGCAGATTATCTTGTTGATAAAGCTTTGAAACTAGAACGAGCAGGTGCAGACTTTATACTTTGCGTTTCTAATACAATGCATCGGGTTGCACCTCAAATTGAAGCAGCTATCAAAGTACCTTTTTTGCATATCGCCGAACCGACAATAGAAGCAATTAAATCTGCAAAAATTGATACTATTGGGTTGCTAGGTACATTACCTATCATGGAAGCTAACTATATGCGCGATTACTATATTCAGCGTGGCATTGATGTCGTTGTACCGAAGAAGGAAGACATGAATCTGGTTGATCGCATTATCTTCGATGAGTTGGTCAAGAATATCATCAAAGACACATCTAAACAACAATATGTCAGGATTGCTCGCCAGCTAGAAGCTTTGGGCGCACAAGGCATTGTTTTAGGTTGTACTGAAATTGAAACGTTGCTCAAGCCAGGTGATGTCTCAGAATTACCATTATTTGATACTACTGCGCTACACGTTGACAAAGCCGCAAAGTTGGCTGTTTGTTAA
- a CDS encoding efflux RND transporter permease subunit has translation MSLIRTAVRWRHGTGVLFCLLALFGVLALFQLPLELQPGGDRPEISITTPYLGASPAEVEDLVTRPIEERLEEVQGIQEITSTSSSGVSTINVEFNWNSDIDRSLVDVLNKLQQVEALPTEADESDVEVVSGSSDPMMWVILTPKEGFTADDYRYRDLVDDVIVPRFRQVQGVGQFLVSGGREREVEVIVNPKALADRNLTIGDVANTLRNNNQDIRGGPLVLERREYRVRTVSRIEDVEQLEGFVLRRDESGIVYLGDVAQARMGRAIQDRALIRENEPAVATGIIRQIGGNVPEISAGIREALLELEARFDREGEGIAFDITYDENDYINESISFVQSNLIIGAILAALVLLLFLGSLRTVGVIAIAIPTTLITVFIVFYLLGRTLNVISLAGLAFAVGMVVDNAIVVLENVFTHMQQGKTPMKAAIDGTQEVGGAMLASTLTTVAVFAPIVLVTGEAGQLFFDIGIALSASVLFSLFAALTLIPMLAGLFLKRTEAEQMLAGAEYRGGNWLERSVAKISAIFRLGESKLENFLLKTVRWSLGRGKLKRRLLVLALPIVLLLVSFPLLPPADYLPEGNRNQVLWLAEPFPGTSIPEAIELSQAPRDFVSKQPEVMRTVYVHRPGLRVIAAFIKSEEATGNNLNGLVNRLREASANFPGYRFLIPRRASIFQDPGKEFEVQVIGENLPEIDGLQQQISQQISELPGIQNVRADFVTGAPELQVIPNRERLAEAGLSEGEIGEMVQAALGGVRASEFVDGKRELDVSVELQDTFVETPEQLRQLAIFNGDGQRVQLADVAEVLETTGADTINHVDLERSITLTASVASDAPLGALIDRTEQEILAPLRQELPPGVRVELAGSADILAETLLQLGSTFLLSLVITYLLLVALYRSFIYPLLIMATVPMGMTGGLLSLLIANVIPGVVVPLDMITGLGFVILTGVVVNNAILLVDRALQLQSEGMEYDASLYSAVGDRLRPIFMSAGTSVLGMLPLAILPGKGAELYQGLGIVLTGGLALSTFLTPTVIPALMGLLEDFQPRRSKQEHEGEVKSRKLVKDKS, from the coding sequence ATGAGTTTAATTAGAACCGCCGTTCGCTGGCGACATGGTACGGGTGTTTTATTTTGTCTACTGGCATTATTTGGGGTTTTGGCACTATTTCAATTACCGCTAGAATTACAGCCTGGAGGCGATCGCCCTGAAATAAGTATTACTACTCCCTATTTGGGGGCTTCTCCTGCCGAAGTAGAAGATTTGGTAACTCGTCCGATTGAAGAAAGATTAGAAGAAGTTCAAGGGATACAAGAAATTACCAGCACCAGTAGTTCGGGAGTTAGTACTATTAATGTTGAGTTTAACTGGAATAGCGATATCGATCGCTCTTTGGTGGATGTTCTCAATAAACTACAGCAGGTTGAAGCGTTGCCGACAGAAGCCGATGAATCGGATGTGGAAGTGGTAAGCGGTAGCAGCGACCCTATGATGTGGGTTATTTTGACACCCAAAGAAGGTTTTACTGCCGATGATTATCGCTATCGGGATTTGGTTGATGATGTAATTGTGCCTCGCTTCCGACAGGTGCAGGGTGTGGGACAGTTTTTAGTCTCTGGCGGTAGAGAACGAGAAGTAGAAGTAATTGTAAATCCTAAAGCTTTAGCCGATCGCAATCTTACCATTGGCGATGTCGCTAACACTCTCCGCAACAATAACCAAGATATTCGCGGTGGTCCTTTAGTGTTGGAACGCAGAGAGTATCGGGTTAGAACCGTTAGTCGGATCGAAGATGTCGAACAACTAGAAGGATTTGTGCTGCGTCGGGATGAGTCGGGGATAGTTTATCTAGGGGATGTAGCTCAAGCCCGCATGGGTCGGGCTATCCAAGACCGAGCCTTAATTAGGGAAAACGAACCAGCCGTAGCTACGGGAATTATTCGTCAGATAGGTGGTAATGTACCCGAAATTTCGGCAGGAATCAGGGAAGCTTTACTAGAACTAGAAGCGAGATTCGATCGCGAAGGGGAAGGTATTGCCTTTGACATTACCTATGATGAAAATGACTATATTAATGAATCGATTTCTTTTGTCCAGAGTAATCTAATTATCGGTGCGATACTCGCAGCTTTAGTATTACTGTTGTTCCTCGGTTCGTTAAGGACAGTTGGCGTAATTGCGATCGCCATTCCCACGACTTTAATTACCGTCTTTATTGTCTTCTACTTATTAGGTCGTACCCTAAACGTAATTAGTTTGGCGGGGTTAGCCTTTGCGGTGGGGATGGTAGTAGATAATGCGATCGTCGTCTTAGAAAACGTCTTTACCCATATGCAGCAGGGTAAAACTCCTATGAAAGCTGCGATCGATGGTACACAGGAAGTAGGTGGTGCGATGCTAGCTTCTACCCTAACCACCGTTGCCGTATTTGCGCCTATCGTATTAGTTACAGGGGAAGCGGGACAACTATTCTTTGATATTGGGATTGCCCTTTCGGCTTCGGTACTATTTTCCCTATTTGCAGCCCTAACTCTAATTCCCATGTTAGCGGGACTGTTTCTCAAGCGGACAGAAGCAGAACAAATGCTTGCAGGGGCAGAATATAGAGGTGGTAATTGGCTAGAGCGTTCTGTTGCCAAAATTTCGGCGATTTTTCGTCTAGGAGAGAGTAAATTAGAGAACTTTCTTTTAAAAACCGTTCGCTGGTCGTTGGGCAGAGGTAAATTAAAACGTCGGCTATTGGTTCTCGCACTCCCCATAGTTTTGTTACTCGTCAGTTTCCCACTATTACCCCCCGCCGATTATCTACCAGAAGGAAACCGCAACCAAGTTTTGTGGCTGGCTGAACCCTTTCCAGGTACGAGTATTCCCGAAGCAATAGAACTTTCTCAAGCACCTAGAGATTTTGTCAGCAAACAACCAGAGGTAATGCGTACTGTTTACGTACATCGTCCAGGGCTAAGGGTGATTGCTGCTTTTATTAAATCTGAAGAAGCTACGGGTAATAATTTAAATGGTCTAGTCAACCGTCTGCGAGAAGCCAGCGCGAATTTCCCTGGTTATCGTTTTCTCATACCCAGACGCGCTTCTATTTTCCAAGATCCTGGTAAAGAATTTGAGGTGCAGGTAATTGGAGAAAACTTACCAGAAATAGACGGATTACAACAACAAATTTCTCAACAAATAAGCGAGTTACCAGGAATTCAAAATGTTCGTGCCGATTTTGTGACGGGTGCGCCAGAATTACAGGTAATTCCCAACCGCGAACGGCTAGCAGAAGCAGGATTATCAGAAGGGGAAATAGGGGAAATGGTACAGGCTGCTTTGGGCGGTGTTAGAGCCTCGGAATTTGTCGATGGTAAACGCGAACTAGATGTTAGCGTTGAATTGCAAGATACCTTTGTCGAAACTCCCGAACAACTACGCCAACTAGCTATCTTTAACGGTGATGGTCAAAGGGTGCAGCTAGCCGATGTGGCAGAAGTATTAGAAACCACAGGCGCAGATACGATTAACCACGTCGATTTAGAAAGGTCGATTACCCTAACTGCTAGTGTGGCTAGTGACGCTCCTTTAGGTGCATTAATCGATCGCACCGAACAAGAAATTCTCGCTCCCCTACGTCAAGAATTACCCCCAGGCGTGCGAGTTGAGTTAGCAGGATCGGCAGATATTTTAGCTGAAACTTTACTTCAGTTAGGCTCTACTTTCTTACTGTCTTTAGTAATTACCTATTTACTGTTAGTCGCTTTGTATCGCTCTTTCATCTACCCATTATTAATCATGGCAACGGTACCAATGGGAATGACTGGCGGATTATTATCTCTATTAATTGCTAATGTTATCCCTGGTGTAGTTGTTCCTCTAGATATGATTACAGGTTTGGGTTTTGTCATCCTCACAGGGGTAGTAGTAAACAATGCTATTCTTTTGGTCGACCGCGCTTTACAACTTCAGTCAGAAGGGATGGAATACGATGCTTCTCTTTATTCTGCCGTCGGCGATCGCTTGCGTCCTATTTTTATGTCCGCAGGAACTAGCGTACTGGGTATGCTACCATTAGCGATTCTTCCAGGAAAAGGTGCAGAACTCTATCAGGGTTTAGGTATTGTCTTAACGGGTGGTTTGGCTCTCTCTACTTTCTTAACTCCCACAGTAATTCCTGCTTTGATGGGATTGTTAGAGGATTTTCAACCTAGAAGAAGTAAACAAGAGCATGAGGGTGAGGTAAAATCAAGGAAATTGGTAAAGGATAAAAGTTAG
- the rppA gene encoding two-component system response regulator RppA, whose protein sequence is MLILLVEDDPAQLEPLQAALSQVGHIVDAVEEGATAQWLIKEKGYDLLILDWMLPQVNGVELCRQYRNLGNTSPVLMLTAKDTTVDKVDGLDAGADDYIVKPVDVLELLARVRALGRRSPLWTGDTLTLADLQLDLTSLNLEKGEQKIQLSVREFQLMEYLMRHPQQVLSRDQIEQALWSWGSEPESNAVTTLVRRLRQRMAAIGAKDWLETVYGMGYRLDVRD, encoded by the coding sequence ATGTTGATTTTGTTAGTCGAAGATGACCCCGCGCAGCTAGAGCCTTTACAGGCAGCCTTATCACAAGTGGGACATATTGTTGATGCGGTAGAAGAAGGGGCAACGGCACAATGGCTAATTAAAGAAAAAGGCTATGACCTACTAATCTTAGACTGGATGTTACCTCAAGTTAATGGGGTTGAACTTTGCCGACAGTATCGTAACCTGGGTAATACTTCACCAGTGCTAATGCTAACTGCCAAAGATACTACAGTGGATAAGGTTGATGGTTTAGATGCTGGTGCGGATGACTATATTGTCAAACCCGTAGATGTTTTAGAGTTATTAGCAAGAGTAAGAGCTTTAGGCAGGCGATCGCCTTTATGGACGGGAGACACACTAACTTTAGCAGATCTACAGTTAGATTTAACCAGCCTGAACCTAGAAAAAGGAGAACAGAAAATACAGCTTTCCGTCAGAGAATTTCAACTGATGGAATATTTGATGCGTCATCCTCAACAAGTATTATCTCGCGATCAAATCGAGCAGGCACTTTGGAGTTGGGGTAGCGAGCCTGAAAGCAATGCGGTAACAACTTTAGTTAGAAGATTGCGACAGCGGATGGCAGCAATTGGCGCAAAAGATTGGTTAGAGACGGTTTACGGCATGGGTTATCGTTTGGATGTTCGAGATTAA
- a CDS encoding DoxX family protein, with the protein MLENKPNIKNQTNLSLKTRDIVAAYTLLRIVVGINYFNHGATRIFNIPGFIDSMVSTMQGSWIPEFLVRVNAALVPPVELIVGILITIGLFTRSALIACFILMAVLMYGITIIQNWDGASGQLAYNIVLFILLAGLSFNRISVDAWLKNKRDRSD; encoded by the coding sequence ATGCTGGAAAATAAACCCAATATTAAAAATCAAACTAATCTTAGTTTAAAAACCAGAGATATTGTTGCTGCTTATACTCTACTGCGAATCGTAGTTGGGATTAATTACTTCAATCACGGCGCAACTAGAATTTTCAATATTCCTGGCTTTATAGATTCGATGGTAAGTACTATGCAGGGTTCTTGGATTCCCGAATTTCTAGTCAGAGTCAATGCAGCTTTAGTACCACCAGTCGAACTAATAGTCGGAATTTTGATAACTATTGGTTTGTTTACGCGCTCGGCATTAATCGCCTGTTTTATTTTGATGGCTGTTTTGATGTACGGCATTACTATCATTCAAAACTGGGACGGAGCTAGCGGTCAACTGGCTTATAACATTGTTTTATTTATTCTTCTGGCAGGATTGAGTTTTAATCGCATTTCTGTAGATGCTTGGTTAAAAAATAAACGCGATCGCTCTGACTAA
- a CDS encoding Type 1 glutamine amidotransferase-like domain-containing protein has protein sequence MFEIKFVFFLKQRVIPFIHQKSRSSFYCGKLSPLLSLGLIYGSCTPHYDGELNRRPNFHSLIKNGQLPPGIGIDDGAAVLFEGQKIVEVVASRPQAKAYKVKLNNEEIVEEPISARYLGQ, from the coding sequence ATGTTCGAGATTAAATTTGTTTTCTTTCTCAAGCAAAGAGTTATACCATTCATTCACCAAAAAAGTCGGAGTTCTTTCTACTGTGGTAAATTGAGTCCCTTGCTAAGTTTAGGTTTAATTTATGGTAGCTGTACGCCACACTACGACGGCGAATTAAATCGTAGACCTAATTTTCACTCGTTAATAAAAAATGGTCAGCTTCCCCCAGGAATTGGGATTGATGACGGAGCAGCAGTACTTTTTGAAGGACAAAAAATTGTTGAGGTTGTTGCTTCCAGACCACAAGCAAAGGCTTATAAAGTCAAGTTAAATAATGAAGAAATAGTTGAAGAACCTATATCAGCAAGGTATTTAGGTCAATAG
- a CDS encoding APC family permease — protein MKLAVRSTIALKPTLSLIDTVAIIVGIVVGASIFETPSLVAANAGSTANVLLTWGLGGVISLIGALCYAELATNYPHPGGTYYYLKRSFGKAIAFLFAWTRLSVIQTGSIALLAFVFGDYASQLWRWGDFSSVIYAAIAIVFLTGLNLLGVRQGKQTQTLLAFLQVTGLIVISAIALAISFSLISVSTVEPTVITTNLIQSDSAIPRNFGLMMVFILLSYGGWNEAAYISAEVRNGRQNIVKALVWSIGIITTLYLLINWALIRGLGLTQMAESQAVVADLMRLSLGETGAVLTSLLVAIATICSLNATIITGARANYALGQDVTIFAFLKRGHGNTPANALILQAAIALLLVGVGTFTRQGFETMVDFTAPAFWFFFLLSGISLFILRRRDRNVERYFSVPFYPLTPLMFCGICAYMLRASLVYTGWGGLLGAIVPLLGLPLLWWNLRQSEKVTIK, from the coding sequence TTGAAATTAGCTGTTCGTTCGACAATCGCCCTAAAGCCTACTCTATCTCTGATTGATACTGTTGCCATAATTGTCGGCATAGTAGTCGGGGCAAGCATTTTTGAAACGCCTTCGTTGGTAGCTGCCAACGCGGGTAGTACAGCTAATGTCTTATTGACTTGGGGACTGGGCGGAGTGATATCTTTGATAGGTGCGTTGTGCTATGCCGAATTAGCCACCAACTATCCCCATCCTGGTGGTACTTACTACTATCTCAAACGTTCTTTTGGCAAGGCGATCGCCTTTTTATTTGCCTGGACGCGCCTGAGCGTGATTCAGACAGGTTCAATTGCTCTACTTGCATTCGTCTTTGGGGATTATGCCTCGCAGTTATGGCGGTGGGGAGATTTTTCTTCTGTCATCTATGCGGCGATCGCCATTGTCTTTTTAACTGGATTGAATTTACTGGGAGTTCGACAGGGTAAGCAGACACAAACTTTATTAGCTTTTCTTCAGGTTACAGGACTAATTGTCATTTCGGCGATCGCCCTCGCTATTTCTTTCTCCTTGATTTCGGTTTCAACAGTCGAACCGACTGTTATTACTACCAATCTCATTCAGTCTGATTCAGCAATTCCCCGTAATTTTGGTCTGATGATGGTGTTTATATTGCTCAGTTATGGCGGATGGAATGAAGCAGCCTATATCTCTGCCGAAGTCCGCAATGGTCGGCAAAACATTGTCAAAGCTTTAGTTTGGAGTATTGGTATCATTACTACACTCTATTTACTGATCAACTGGGCATTAATCAGAGGATTAGGACTGACCCAAATGGCAGAATCTCAAGCAGTCGTCGCCGATCTGATGCGATTAAGTCTGGGAGAAACAGGAGCAGTATTAACCAGTCTTTTGGTAGCGATCGCTACAATCTGCTCTCTCAATGCCACCATTATTACAGGGGCAAGAGCCAATTACGCTTTAGGGCAAGATGTGACTATTTTTGCCTTTTTAAAGCGCGGACATGGAAATACTCCAGCCAATGCCCTAATTTTACAGGCTGCGATCGCACTTCTACTAGTGGGAGTGGGAACATTTACCCGTCAGGGTTTTGAGACGATGGTAGATTTTACCGCGCCAGCCTTTTGGTTTTTCTTTTTACTGAGTGGAATATCGCTTTTTATCCTGCGAAGGCGCGATCGAAACGTCGAGCGTTATTTTAGCGTGCCTTTTTATCCCCTGACCCCCCTAATGTTTTGTGGCATTTGTGCTTATATGCTGAGGGCGAGTTTAGTTTATACCGGTTGGGGCGGTTTGCTTGGTGCGATCGTCCCGCTACTGGGACTGCCTTTGCTGTGGTGGAATTTGAGGCAGTCAGAAAAGGTAACGATTAAGTAG